A portion of the Papilio machaon chromosome Z, ilPapMach1.1, whole genome shotgun sequence genome contains these proteins:
- the LOC123723482 gene encoding putative uncharacterized protein DDB_G0282133: MEVAVCTANAETNTESTTTIERAVNTNFTTEDKATNTTINTMNTSDTGVNTSEDNMTNTAINTMNTSDTGVNTSEDNMTNTAINTMNTSDTGVNTSEDNMTNTAINTMNTSDTGVNTSEDNMTNTAINTMNTSDTGVKTTENKMTNTTINAMNTSDTGVKTSEDKMTNTTINEMYTSDTGVKTSEDKMTNTTINEMYTSDTGVKTSEDKMTNTTINEMYTSDTGVKTSEDKMTNTTINEMYTSDTGVKTSEDKMTNTTINAMYTSDTGVKTSEDKMTNTTINEMYTSDTGVKTSEDKMTNTTITEMYTSDTGVKTSEDKMTNTTINEMYTSDTGVKTSEDKMTNTTINEMYTSDTGVKTSEDKMTNTTITEMYTSDTGVKTSEDKMTNTTINEMYTSDTGVKTSEDKMTNTTINEMYTSDTGVKTSEDKMTNTTINEMYTSDTGVKTSEDKMTNTTINEMYTSDTGVKTSEDKMTNTTINEMYTSDTGVKTSEDKMTNTTINEMYTSDTGVKTSEDKMTNTTINEMYTSDTGVKTSEDKMTNTTINEMYTSDTGVKTSEDKMTNTTINEMYTSDTGVKTSEDKMTNTTITEMYTSDTGVKTSEDKMTNTTINEMYTSDTGVKTSEDKMTNTTINEMYTSDTGVKTSEDKMTNTTITEMYTSDTGVKTSEDKMTNTTINEMYTSDTGVKTSEDKMTNTTINTMNTTDIGANTSEDKMTNTAVNTKNITDIGVNTSGVKIINTAINTMNTTVTKETAVNTEHVFCSNCNCIVGLVDNIDTTVASTSKSDNTVSPPCNTEDVANNTNNTFNTQNTSDNIDNNKKNTFDDDTGSASVSNTNKDEEEVAHSSNNPPNENNKQNSENAKCKTKKLKRCPDHDGLYSPDCEKCRWRLYNDDDSGTDDDEPYEMPEILRNIINDPSFEDDIPDLPYEPPRARRGRYARRDERELYYRAILQIALNNHSSDSCDEEYENEGSMGL; encoded by the coding sequence ATGGAGGTCGCAGTTTGCACCGCTAACGCCGAGACTAACACCGAGAGCACAACTACCATCGAACGTGCCGTCAACACCAACTTTACCACTGAAGATAAAGCGACAAACACCACCATCAACACGATGAACACTTCTGACACCGGAGTTAATACCTCCGAGGATAACATGACAAACACCGCCATCAACACGATGAACACTTCTGACACCGGAGTTAATACCTCCGAGGATAACATGACAAACACCGCCATCAACACGATGAACACTTCTGACACCGGAGTTAATACCTCCGAGGATAACATGACAAACACCGCCATCAACACGATGAACACTTCTGACACCGGAGTTAATACCTCCGAGGATAACATGACAAACACCGCTATCAATACGATGAACACTTCTGACACCGGAGTAAAAACCACTGAGAATAAGATGACAAACACAACCATCAACGCGATGAACACTTCTGACACCGGAGTTAAAACCTCCGAGGATAAGATGACAAACACAACCATTAACGAGATGTACACTTCTGACACCGGAGTTAAAACCTCCGAGGATAAAATGACAAACACAACCATTAACGAGATGTACACTTCTGACACCGGAGTTAAAACCTCCGAGGATAAGATGACAAACACAACCATTAACGAGATGTACACTTCTGACACCGGAGTTAAAACCTCCGAGGATAAGATGACAAACACAACCATTAACGAGATGTACACTTCTGACACCGGAGTTAAAACCTCCGAGGATAAGATGACAAACACAACCATCAACGCGATGTACACTTCTGACACCGGAGTTAAAACCTCCGAGGATAAGATGACAAACACAACCATTAACGAGATGTACACTTCTGACACCGGAGTTAAAACCTCCGAGGATAAGATGACAAACACAACCATTACCGAGATGTACACTTCTGACACCGGAGTTAAAACCTCCGAGGATAAGATGACAAACACAACCATTAACGAGATGTACACTTCTGACACCGGAGTTAAAACCTCCGAGGATAAGATGACAAACACAACCATTAACGAGATGTACACTTCTGACACCGGAGTTAAAACCTCCGAGGATAAGATGACAAACACAACCATTACCGAGATGTACACTTCTGACACCGGAGTTAAAACCTCCGAGGATAAGATGACAAACACAACCATTAACGAGATGTACACTTCTGACACCGGAGTTAAAACCTCCGAGGATAAGATGACAAACACAACCATTAACGAGATGTACACTTCTGACACCGGAGTTAAAACCTCCGAGGATAAGATGACAAACACAACCATTAACGAGATGTACACTTCTGACACCGGAGTTAAAACCTCCGAGGATAAGATGACAAACACAACCATTAACGAGATGTACACTTCTGACACCGGAGTTAAAACCTCCGAGGATAAGATGACAAACACAACCATTAACGAGATGTACACTTCTGACACCGGAGTTAAAACCTCCGAGGATAAGATGACAAACACAACCATTAACGAGATGTACACTTCTGACACCGGAGTTAAAACCTCCGAGGATAAGATGACAAACACAACCATTAACGAGATGTACACTTCTGACACCGGAGTTAAAACCTCCGAGGATAAGATGACAAACACAACCATTAACGAGATGTACACTTCTGACACCGGAGTTAAAACCTCCGAGGATAAGATGACAAACACAACCATTAACGAGATGTACACTTCTGACACCGGAGTTAAAACCTCCGAGGATAAGATGACAAACACAACCATTACCGAGATGTACACTTCTGACACCGGAGTTAAAACCTCCGAGGATAAGATGACAAACACAACCATTAACGAGATGTACACTTCTGACACCGGAGTTAAAACCTCCGAGGATAAGATGACAAACACAACCATTAACGAGATGTACACTTCTGACACCGGAGTTAAAACCTCCGAGGATAAGATGACAAACACAACCATTACCGAGATGTACACTTCTGACACCGGAGTTAAAACCTCCGAGGATAAGATGACAAACACAACCATTAACGAGATGTACACTTCTGACACCGGAGTTAAAACCTCCGAGGATAAGATGACAAACACAACCATCAACACCATGAACACTACTGACATCGGAGCTAATACCTCTGAGGATAAGATGACAAACACCGCCGTcaacacaaaaaacattactgACATCGGTGTTAATACCTCTGGGGTTAAGATAATAAACACCGCCATCAATACAATGAACACTACTGTCACTAAAGAAACTGCAGTTAACACTGAACATGTATTTTGTTCTAACTGCAATTGTATTGTAGGCCTTGTAGACAACATAGATACTACAGTTGCAAGCACAAGCAAGTCCGATAATACAGTTTCTCCTCCATGTAACACTGAAGATGTTgctaataatacaaataacacATTCAATACACAAAACACTTCAGATaacattgataataataaaaaaaacacttttgaCGACGACACTGGTTCTGCAAGTGTTTCCAATACAAATAAAGACGAAGAAGAGGTTGCGCATTCATCCAACAATCCTCctaatgaaaataacaaacaaaattccGAAAATGCTAAATgtaagacaaaaaaattaaaacgttgtCCGGACCATGATGGGTTATATTCCCCTGATTGTGAAAAATGTCGCTGGCGTCTTTATAACGACGATGATAGCGGCACAGACGATGACGAACCTTATGAAATGCCCGAAATATTGCGAAACATAATTAACGATCCGTCATTTGAGGATGATATTCCTGATCTCCCTTACGAACCTCCGCGTGCCCGCAGAGGTAGATATGCTAGAAGGGATGAACGGGAACTTTACTACAGAGCTATTTTACAAATAGCTCTTAATAATCATAGTTCTGACAGCTGTGACGAAGAATATGAAAATGAGGGTTCAATGGgcctttaa